Proteins encoded within one genomic window of Mercenaria mercenaria strain notata unplaced genomic scaffold, MADL_Memer_1 contig_3132, whole genome shotgun sequence:
- the LOC128552761 gene encoding uncharacterized protein LOC128552761 has translation MAAGRFSTSIKDGSDADFEYTCTPCGEDHIREEAVKYCPECEEYLCTKCTNQHGRRKAFISHKLLDKDAKKRGSVVTIATKCRYHPNRDIEMYCGTHDMVYCAKCIAKEHRSCNDVSEIEDMYTSLVDQQEVQRLQMQTRNIQERLVDIDRKTQKNVENIEEQRDDELAKIEDIERSLIEHIRKLKHEAIATLNKDYTLEKEYLKYNINKTVNTKKEIETVSSQLQTFTSMEAGQQFVQMKLIQQTVNDAVKLVEEREAAGSKILCFTENTDLKTAIIAATSLGHVNTVTENERQVAQRIYKAKAKKEINIKMRYDCYNCYICDVCQLQDGTIILADHNNMKIKRLDINYNIKDHCDLGTHPMGICCTGQNEVAVKMNNNKVQFISVGSSLSKLREITVAGGSYWGMAYCAGELWISTGSGVNVYSTSGILLQTISQDIYGQNIFKSRTQHIAVSRETVIVTDYSDGAVCLGRDCTVQRELRDKRLAETTGVCVSSDGTIFLSGFHSHNIVMFDKNGKCLGELVAKDAGLKYPIALHYDDKRTCLIATCADSGNVISFDISD, from the exons ATGGCTGCGGGGAGATTCTCCACATCAATCAAAGACGGTTCGGATGCGGACTTTGAGTACACATGTACGCCGTGTGGGGAAGACCATATAAGGGAGGAAGCTGTCAAGTACTGTCCAGAATGTGAGGAGTATCTGTGTACAAAATGTACCAATCAACATGGCCGGAGAAAAGCTTTTATTTCACATAAGCTACTAGACAAAGACGCCAAAAAACGAGGGTCTGTGGTAACCATAGCTACAAAATGTCGTTACCATCCAAACAGAGACATTGAGATGTACTGTGGAACCCATGATATGGTCTATTGTGCGAAATGCATAGCAAAGGAACATAG GTCTTGTAATGACGTTAGTGAAATAGAAGACATGTACACATCTCTCGTTGACCAACAAGAAGTACAACGTTTACAGATGCAGACGAGAAACATTCAAGAGCGTCTTGTTGACATTGAtaggaaaacacaaaaaaacgtCGAGAACATTGAAGAGCAAAGGGACGATGAACTTGCCAAAATCGAAGACATTGAGAGGAGCTTGATAGAACATATCCGTAAATTAAAACATGAAGCAATTGCAACTCTTAACAAGGACTATACTTTGGAGAAAGAATACCTGAAGTATAATATCAACAAGACGGTAAATACAAAAAAGGAAATTGAAACTGTAAGTAGTCAGTTGCAGACATTTACCAGTATGGAAGCAGGACAACAGTTTGTTCAGATGAAACTGATACAACAGACTGTAAATGATGCAGTAAAGTTAGTTGAAGAACGCGAGGCAGCAGGtagtaaaattttatgttttacagaaaatacaGATTTGAAGACCGCCATTATTGCAGCAACATCTTTAGGACATGTGAATACAGTTACAGAAAATGAACGTCAAGTTGCCCAAAGGATATATAAGGCGAAAGCAAAGAAGGAGATAAATATCAAAATGCGATACGACTGTTACAATTGTTATATATGTGATGTATGTCAGCTACAGGACGGTACGATCATACTGGCTGATCACAATAATATGAAGATTAAGAGGCTTGATATTAATTACAACATAAAGGATCACTGTGACCTAGGTACCCATCCCATGGGTATCTGTTGTACTGGTCAGAATGAAGTCGCTGTGAAAATGAACAACAACAAGGTTCAGTTTATATCAGTCGGCAGTTCATTGTCTAAGCTGAGAGAGATAACTGTAGCAGGTGGAAGCTATTGGGGAATGGCTTACTGTGCTGGAGAGCTGTGGATATCTACCGGAAGTGGTGTCAATGTCTACAGTACATCCGGTATTCTACTTCAAACTATTAGTCAAGATATCTATGGTCAGAATATATTTAAATCGCGTACTCAACATATTGCAGTCAGTAGGGAAACTGTTATCGTAACAGACTACAGTGATGGTGCCGTCTGTCTGGGAAGAGATTGTACAGTACAAAGAGAACTGCGGGATAAAAGGCTTGCCGAGACAACAGGTGTATGTGTATCTAGTGATGGAACCATATTCCTGTCTGGATTTCATTCACACAATATTGTGATGTTTGATAAGAATGGGAAATGTCTCGGAGAGTTGGTAGCCAAAGACGCTGGTCTGAAGTATCCAATTGCGTTGCATTATGACGACAAAAGGACTTGTTTAATCGCAACATGTGCTGATTCTGGTAACGTAATTAGCTTTGACATATCCGATTGA